A window from Salvia miltiorrhiza cultivar Shanhuang (shh) chromosome 2, IMPLAD_Smil_shh, whole genome shotgun sequence encodes these proteins:
- the LOC131009906 gene encoding wall-associated receptor kinase-like 10: MSCLLHFIFFLLLPLASTGCPNRCGNVLIPYPFGVGSGCFLEASFNVTCNTSTTPPKPYLNIINLKIEVVEIRVDNPAYIRIKYPYLLYGVCYHTSSGNMTWTDGWGISLWDTQYTLSEYNWLIAIGCDDALTASIYKGQGNQTFR, encoded by the coding sequence ATGAGTTGTCTTCTGCacttcatcttcttccttcttcttccaCTAGCATCAACCGGTTGCCCTAACCGGTGTGGAAACGTACTGATTCCATATCCATTTGGAGTCGGGTCGGGTTGCTTTCTGGAGGCATCCTTTAACGTCACTTGCAACACTTCTACCACACCTCCCAAACCGTACCTCAACATTATTAAtctgaagatagaagtggttgaAATAAGAGTTGATAACCCGGCCTATATCCGGATCAAGTACCCCTACCTGCTGTACGGAGTTTGCTATCATACATCTTCAGGAAACATGACGTGGACCGATGGCTGGGGGATTTCATTGTGGGATACCCAATATACGTTGTCGGAATACAACTGGCTTATCGCTATCGGCTGCGATGATGCTCTGACGGCGTCCATATATAAAGGCCAAGGCAACCAAACTTTCCGCTGA
- the LOC131013203 gene encoding wall-associated receptor kinase-like 8, which translates to MFAQLWFIHFIFFSHLLLPLAAFSNSVAKSGCPDSCGDIPIPFPFGIGSDCSLDPSFNILCNTSADSTKPYIKTPSSNVNLELVEIKEFEIRVRSPNVLNIACYDSVGKLVSSSEDYWFGIHLEGSWYTFSEENWLTAIGCDDMVLGMGGNRTFGGGCASYCVNRRDYGGLGFCPNDANGYSPGNGCCRTPIPRGLSYLGAKFIDLRQEWRRDTKLFPCSYAFVEEKVISDNSNFSYQLSYLNSSREYLNFEWGPTNTPPPVIRLDWRIGAENCSQAQRNSTYACQNNTECVDATIQGYHCLCRQGFQGNPYLYPGCKDIDECANNSMKCQANSVCINTPGSFDCSCKEGYYGDGRLDSVGCIKLQTSKNIGLRVGLSSGIGFLLLMFIWSWLYKVFLKRKEKMRKEKLFKQNGGLLLEQKTNEGTIRKTKHFRATELEKATDHFNESRILGQGGQGTVYKGMLSDGKIVAIKRSKPVTEDELEQFINEIVILSQVDHRNVVKLLGCCLEDEVPLLVYEFAPNGTLNNLIHDHENLFPISWSMRLKIAADIAGALAYLHNSSSIPIYHRDIKSSNILLGEKYVVKVSDFGTSKSVEEDKTHLTTLVKGTIGYIDPEYFQTGQFTDKSDVYSFGVVLVELLTGQRPAFQGEKSLAMRFLASMEERNLGAILDPLVLEQGLKEEIIAVARLAQRCLNLEGRMRPTMKDVAITLDSYSNIAQMSSSGGEDESEEASGCEIKAIITSDAEYVWTFSGRSEISSSSDSHPLMIVTV; encoded by the exons ATGTTTGCTCAACTCTGGTTCATccacttcatcttcttctctcaTCTCCTTCTCCCACTCGCAGCATTCTCCAATTCAGTAGCCAAATCCGGATGCCCGGATTCGTGCGGGGATATACCGATTCCGTTCCCATTCGGAATCGGGTCGGATTGCTCCCTCGACCCGTCTTTCAACATCTTGTGCAATACTTCTGCGGATTCTACGAAACCCTACATTAAAACTCCTTCTTCTAACGTGAATCTCGAACTCGTCGAAATTAAGGAATTTGAGATCCGGGTCCGGTCGCCGAACGTGCTGAACATCGCTTGCTACGATAGCGTAGGCAAGCTGGTTTCGAGCTCGGAAGATTACTGGTTTGGAATTCATTTGGAGGGGAGTTGGTATACGTTTTCGGAAGAGAACTGGCTCACCGCCATCGGCTGCGATGATATGGTGCTGGGGATGGGTGGCAACAGGACATTCGGCGGCGGCTGCGCTTCCTACTGTGTGAACCGTCGTGATTACGGCGGTCTCGGCTTTTGCCCTAATGATGCTAATGGTTACTCGCCCGGCAATGGCTGTTGTCGGACCCCTATTCCCAGAG GGCTGAGCTACCTTGGAGCAAAGTTCATCGACTTACGTCAAGAATGGCGGCGTGATACGAAGCTTTTCCCATGCAGCTACGCGTTTGTGGAGGAGAAGGTCATCAGCGATAACTCCAACTTTTCATATCAATTATCCTACCTTAATAGTAGCAGAGAGTATCTAAACTTTGAATGGGGCCCCACAAATACGCCGCCACCGGTGATTCGGCTGGATTGGAGGATTGGGGCGGAGAATTGCAGCCAAGCACAACGGAACTCTACTTATGCGTGTCAAAACAATACTGAATGTGTGGATGCTACCATTCAAGGATACCACTGCCTTTGCCGCCAAGGATTTCAAGGAAATCCTTACCTATATCCAGGATGCAAAG ATATTGATGAATGTGCTAATAACTCTATGAAATGTCAAGCAAATTCTGTTTGCATCAATACACCCGGCTCTTTTGACTGCTCCTGTAAAGAAGGGTATTATGGCGACGGAAGGTTAGACAGTGTTGGTTGCATAAAGCTACAAACATCCAAAAATATCGGACTCCGAGTAG GTCTAAGCTCTGGAATTGGATTTCTACTGCTTATGTTTATCTGGTCTTGGTTGTACAAGGTATTCCtaaagagaaaagagaaaatgcGCAAAGAAAAGTTGTTTAAGCAAAACGGTGGCCTTCTTTTGGAACAAAAAACAAACGAAGGCACAATTCGAAAAACCAAGCATTTTCGTGCAACGGAGTTGGAGAAAGCCACTGATCACTTCAACGAAAGTCGGATTCTTGGACAAGGAGGGCAAGGTACAGTGTACAAAGGAATGTTGTCCGATGGTAAAATTGTTGCAATAAAAAGATCAAAGCCGGTAACTGAGGATGAGTTGGAGCAGTTCATAAATGAGATTGTGATACTATCACAAGTTGATCATCGAAATGTGGTTAAATTGTTGGGATGTTGCTTGGAAGATGAGGTTCCTCTACTAGTCTACGAATTCGCACCTAATGGCACTCTCAATAATCTCATTCATGATCATGAGAATCTATTTCCGATTTCATGGAGCATGCGTTTGAAAATTGCAGCAGATATAGCCGGGGCATTGGCCTACCTACACAATTCATCTTCCATTCCTATCTATCATAGAGATATTAAGTCTAGCAATATCCTCCTAGGCGAAAAATATGTTGTCAAGGTGTCCGATTTTGGAACTTCTAAGTCGGTTGAAGAAGACAAAACTCACCTAACCACATTGGTTAAAGGGACAATTGGGTATATAGATCCAGAGTATTTCCAAACTGGCCAGTTTACTGACAAGAGCGACGTTTATAGTTTTGGAGTAGTTCTTGTCGAACTTTTGACAGGACAAAGGCCGGCATTCCAAGGCGAGAAAAGCCTAGCAATGCGGTTTCTTGCATCAATGGAAGAAAGAAATCTGGGCGCCATCTTGGATCCTTTAGTCCTGGAGCAAGGCCTTAAGGAAGAGATCATCGCGGTTGCAAGGCTTGCTCAAAGATGCTTGAATTTGGAGGGGAGAATGAGGCCAACCATGAAAGATGTGGCTATAACATTAGACAGTTATAGCAATATTGCACAGATGTCTTCATCTGGTGGTGAAGATGAATCTGAAGAAGCAAGTGGATGTGAAATAAAGGCTATAATCACTTCAGACGCTGAATACGTATGGACATTTAGTGGAAGAAGTGAAATATCATCTTCATCGGATAGTCATCCATTAATGATTGTAACAGTGTGA